From bacterium BMS3Abin02, the proteins below share one genomic window:
- a CDS encoding short chain dehydrogenase, producing MRVLVLGGTTFFGRAVVELLLDRGDDISVFSRGNTRPEWWGSIGHVSGDRTDSGSLEQLRGQVFDAVIDNIAYSGGDVDILLDVIAPTVGHYVLTSSSAVYNTARGYPPYDEDDVDRAFRPSADEAESPGWAYTIGKLTAEQALVDRTDVSWTIIRPPIVLGPNDPTLRGWFYFQRLLDGGPLLLRCCGERSFRIVYSQDLARGYVSVLDTPDARGSVYNIAQQEVVRMRDFLAAAAQGLDTPLDIVGITERDLSHVALEYADPYDRLSNFIPSVERAERDLGYHSTPFKDWVGETARWYRDHYDGTNSSGYERRGDEIRLVRELSSYPW from the coding sequence ATGAGAGTTCTCGTGCTCGGAGGCACCACCTTTTTCGGACGCGCCGTCGTCGAACTCTTGCTCGACCGCGGCGACGATATCAGCGTATTCTCCCGCGGCAACACACGACCCGAATGGTGGGGAAGCATTGGCCACGTCAGCGGTGATCGCACCGACTCCGGGTCGCTGGAGCAGCTTCGTGGTCAAGTGTTCGATGCCGTGATCGACAATATCGCCTATTCCGGAGGGGATGTCGACATTCTGCTGGACGTCATCGCGCCAACGGTCGGTCACTATGTGCTGACGAGCAGCTCGGCCGTCTACAACACCGCTCGCGGCTACCCGCCTTACGACGAAGACGACGTCGATCGAGCGTTTCGTCCGTCCGCCGACGAGGCGGAATCGCCCGGATGGGCATACACGATCGGCAAGCTCACCGCCGAACAGGCCCTCGTCGATCGGACCGACGTTTCATGGACGATCATTCGACCTCCGATCGTCCTGGGTCCCAACGATCCCACCCTTCGGGGATGGTTCTACTTCCAGCGCCTCCTCGACGGCGGACCGCTGCTCCTTCGTTGCTGCGGGGAACGCAGCTTCCGGATCGTCTATTCGCAGGACCTCGCCCGAGGATATGTCAGCGTTCTCGACACACCCGACGCCAGAGGAAGCGTATACAACATCGCGCAACAGGAGGTGGTGCGCATGCGAGACTTCCTCGCCGCTGCGGCGCAGGGACTGGACACACCGCTCGATATCGTCGGGATCACCGAACGGGATCTCTCCCACGTCGCCCTGGAGTACGCCGATCCGTACGATCGGCTATCGAACTTCATCCCATCCGTGGAGCGGGCCGAACGTGATCTTGGCTACCACTCGACACCGTTCAAGGACTGGGTGGGCGAGACCGCGCGTTGGTACCGGGACCATTACGACGGGACGAACTCGAGCGGATATGAACGCAGGGGTGACGAGATCCGTCTCGTCCGTGAACTCTCTTCCTATCCCTGGTGA
- the catD gene encoding 3-oxoadipate enol-lactonase 2: protein MTMIHVGDLEMYYETLGSGDPVLLLHGLGSSSKGWVLQREPFSARHRVILTDLRGHGRTGRPPGPYSVPMFAGDVLGLLDVLELPAVNVVGLSMGGMVGFQLAVDHPDRVKSLVAVNAGPALVPSTLRDRFGLWQRRVLVDLLPMGKIADTIGSRLFPEPGQAEFLRMFKEGFLENDKAGYKAATRALIGWSVADRIDQITCPVLVVSADQDYTPVSAKQEFVSRMPTARLAVVEHSHHATPIDQAETFNELVLTFLAQLDR from the coding sequence ATGACCATGATCCACGTTGGGGACCTCGAGATGTACTACGAGACACTCGGATCGGGGGATCCGGTCCTGTTGCTGCACGGACTCGGGTCGAGCAGCAAGGGATGGGTGCTGCAACGAGAGCCGTTTTCGGCTCGGCATCGTGTCATCCTCACCGATCTTCGAGGTCATGGTCGGACCGGCCGTCCGCCCGGTCCGTACAGCGTCCCCATGTTCGCCGGTGACGTGCTGGGGCTTCTGGACGTCCTGGAGCTGCCCGCCGTCAATGTCGTGGGTCTCTCGATGGGCGGCATGGTCGGTTTTCAGCTGGCCGTCGACCACCCGGACCGTGTCAAGAGCCTCGTCGCCGTCAACGCGGGACCGGCCCTCGTGCCGAGCACTCTGCGCGATCGATTCGGCCTCTGGCAACGCAGGGTCCTCGTCGACCTGCTCCCAATGGGCAAGATCGCCGACACGATCGGTAGCCGGCTCTTTCCGGAGCCGGGCCAGGCAGAGTTCCTCCGGATGTTCAAGGAGGGCTTTCTGGAAAACGACAAGGCCGGCTACAAGGCGGCCACACGGGCCCTCATCGGCTGGAGCGTCGCCGACCGCATCGACCAGATCACCTGTCCTGTGCTGGTGGTCTCAGCCGACCAGGACTACACGCCGGTGTCGGCCAAACAGGAGTTCGTGAGCCGAATGCCGACCGCACGGCTCGCAGTCGTGGAACACTCGCACCATGCGACGCCGATCGACCAGGCGGAGACGTTCAACGAGCTCGTCCTCACATTCCTCGCCCAACTGGACCGATGA